A genomic stretch from Neodiprion fabricii isolate iyNeoFabr1 chromosome 3, iyNeoFabr1.1, whole genome shotgun sequence includes:
- the LOC124177566 gene encoding putative sodium-dependent multivitamin transporter isoform X2 → MLSTYESYVQNGSELLSERARQHATTIEEYYTANRSMSAVPVAIGLMVSFLSAVSLLGASAENYVYGTMYVVVNLGYVIATPVVAYLYLPVFFKLQATSAFEYLEKRFGTVARTITSSAISLQLLLYTGIVLYAPALAVEATTGLSKTASIIVIGLVCTCYSSLGGIKAVLITDIFQALLMLVAVLTVGITAAVEVGGIDEIWKIAVAGDRIEFDSISADPTVRHTWWSLTFGGFFTYLSLYGVNQVQVQRLLTINDLKSAQASLWWSLPIAVIMSVITCFSGLAIYSKYQNCDPLTTGRISSTDQLMPLYVMDTLSVFPGLPGLFIAGIFSAGLSTVSAALNSLSAVILEDYVKPLYIWRNIEFPVNKFAYIGKALAFLVGLLCIAIAFLAQYLGGVLQAALTIFGVVGGPVLGLFTLGMFTESATQRGAVTGLLISLVFGLWVGFGQPKPSAPALAVSIAGCNTTSDITRLSSFTRAESTGDSSYFYLYRISYMWYCPMGCVVSMICGYIASHVLRLFFKEESTELNPDLLVPGLSSRLRRKQANARDNKNTGVLSKQNF, encoded by the exons GAATATTACACAGCAAATCGTTCGATGAGTGCAGTCCCGGTAGCGATAGGTTTGATGGTATCTTTTCTCTCAGCTGTCAGTCTTCTGGGTGCCAGTGCCGAAAATTACGTATACGGGACTATGTACGTGGTGGTTAATCTCGGTTACGTTATAGCCACGCCAGTTGTAGCATACCTTTACTTGCCCGTATTCTTCAAACTCCAAGCAACGAGTGCTTTCGAG TACCTCGAGAAACGCTTCGGGACCGTTGCAAGAACAATCACTAGCAGTGCTATCTCGCTTCAGCTACTACTTTACACAGGGATTGTTCTTTACGCTCCCGCATTAGCTGTTGAAGCTACAACTGGTCTTTCGAAAACTGCGAGCATAATAGTGATCGGATTAGTTTGTACATGCTATTCCAGCCTTGGTGGTATCAAAGCGGTTCTCATCACTGACATATTCCAAGCACTTCTAATGTTAGTTGCTGTCCTCACGGTAGGAATAACCGCCGCCGTTGAAGTCGGAGGTATCGATGAGATATGGAAAATCGCCGTAGCTGGAGACCGTATTGAATTTGACAG CATATCTGCCGATCCAACGGTTCGCCACACCTGGTGGAGTCTGACATTTGGCGGATTCTTCACCTACCTTTCCCTGTACGGAGTCAATCAAGTCCAAGTTCAAAGATTACTGACTATCAA TGACTTGAAATCAGCCCAAGCATCACTCTGGTGGAGCTTACCAATCGCCGTGATAATGTCGGTGATAACATGCTTCTCTGGGCTGGCGATATACTCGAAATATCAAAACTGCGACCCTCTGACAACTGGAAGAATTTCATCCACCGATCAGTTAATGCCTCTGTACGTGATGGACACACTGTCGGTGTTTCCTGGACTTCCCGGACTCTTCATCGCCGGTATTTTCAGCGCCGGTCTCAGTACCGTATCCGCCGCTCTTAACTCCCTATCAGCAGTGATTCTCGAGGATTACGTGAAGCCGCTGTATATATGGAG GAACATAGAGTTTCCAGTGAACAAATTCGCATACATTGGAAAAGCATTGGCTTTTCTAGTGGGTCTGCTTTGCATAGCGATCGCTTTTCTGGCACAGTATCTTGGCGGTGTTCTCCAAGCTGCACTGACGATATTTGGCGTAGTTGGAGGGCCAGTTTTGGGGTTATTTACCTTAGGCATGTTTACCGAATCTGCCACTCAGCGAGGTGCCGTCACCGGACTTCTAATAAGTCTTGTTTTCGGTCTTTGGGTCGGGTTTGGCCAGCCGAAACCATCGGCACCAGCTTTGGCCGTATCCATAGCGGGCTGCAACACAACCTCTGACATAACCAGATTGTCAAGTTTTACCAGAGCTGA AAGCACGGGTGACAGTTCATACTTTTATCTGTACCGAATCTCCTACATGTGGTACTGTCCCATGGGCTGCGTGGTATCGATGATTTGCGGCTACATAGCAAGTCATGTTTTACGTCTCTTCTTCAAAGAAGAATCTACGGAATTGAATCCTGATCTCCTGGTTCCAGGACTGTCTTCAAGGCTGAGAAGAAAGCAAGCGAATGCACGAGACAATAAAAACACGGGGGTTCTATCGAAACAGAATTTTTAA
- the LOC124177566 gene encoding putative sodium-dependent multivitamin transporter isoform X3 produces MSAVPVAIGLMVSFLSAVSLLGASAENYVYGTMYVVVNLGYVIATPVVAYLYLPVFFKLQATSAFEYLEKRFGTVARTITSSAISLQLLLYTGIVLYAPALAVEATTGLSKTASIIVIGLVCTCYSSLGGIKAVLITDIFQALLMLVAVLTVGITAAVEVGGIDEIWKIAVAGDRIEFDSISADPTVRHTWWSLTFGGFFTYLSLYGVNQVQVQRLLTINDLKSAQASLWWSLPIAVIMSVITCFSGLAIYSKYQNCDPLTTGRISSTDQLMPLYVMDTLSVFPGLPGLFIAGIFSAGLSTVSAALNSLSAVILEDYVKPLYIWRNIEFPVNKFAYIGKALAFLVGLLCIAIAFLAQYLGGVLQAALTIFGVVGGPVLGLFTLGMFTESATQRGAVTGLLISLVFGLWVGFGQPKPSAPALAVSIAGCNTTSDITRLSSFTRAESTGDSSYFYLYRISYMWYCPMGCVVSMICGYIASHVLRLFFKEESTELNPDLLVPGLSSRLRRKQANARDNKNTGVLSKQNF; encoded by the exons ATGAGTGCAGTCCCGGTAGCGATAGGTTTGATGGTATCTTTTCTCTCAGCTGTCAGTCTTCTGGGTGCCAGTGCCGAAAATTACGTATACGGGACTATGTACGTGGTGGTTAATCTCGGTTACGTTATAGCCACGCCAGTTGTAGCATACCTTTACTTGCCCGTATTCTTCAAACTCCAAGCAACGAGTGCTTTCGAG TACCTCGAGAAACGCTTCGGGACCGTTGCAAGAACAATCACTAGCAGTGCTATCTCGCTTCAGCTACTACTTTACACAGGGATTGTTCTTTACGCTCCCGCATTAGCTGTTGAAGCTACAACTGGTCTTTCGAAAACTGCGAGCATAATAGTGATCGGATTAGTTTGTACATGCTATTCCAGCCTTGGTGGTATCAAAGCGGTTCTCATCACTGACATATTCCAAGCACTTCTAATGTTAGTTGCTGTCCTCACGGTAGGAATAACCGCCGCCGTTGAAGTCGGAGGTATCGATGAGATATGGAAAATCGCCGTAGCTGGAGACCGTATTGAATTTGACAG CATATCTGCCGATCCAACGGTTCGCCACACCTGGTGGAGTCTGACATTTGGCGGATTCTTCACCTACCTTTCCCTGTACGGAGTCAATCAAGTCCAAGTTCAAAGATTACTGACTATCAA TGACTTGAAATCAGCCCAAGCATCACTCTGGTGGAGCTTACCAATCGCCGTGATAATGTCGGTGATAACATGCTTCTCTGGGCTGGCGATATACTCGAAATATCAAAACTGCGACCCTCTGACAACTGGAAGAATTTCATCCACCGATCAGTTAATGCCTCTGTACGTGATGGACACACTGTCGGTGTTTCCTGGACTTCCCGGACTCTTCATCGCCGGTATTTTCAGCGCCGGTCTCAGTACCGTATCCGCCGCTCTTAACTCCCTATCAGCAGTGATTCTCGAGGATTACGTGAAGCCGCTGTATATATGGAG GAACATAGAGTTTCCAGTGAACAAATTCGCATACATTGGAAAAGCATTGGCTTTTCTAGTGGGTCTGCTTTGCATAGCGATCGCTTTTCTGGCACAGTATCTTGGCGGTGTTCTCCAAGCTGCACTGACGATATTTGGCGTAGTTGGAGGGCCAGTTTTGGGGTTATTTACCTTAGGCATGTTTACCGAATCTGCCACTCAGCGAGGTGCCGTCACCGGACTTCTAATAAGTCTTGTTTTCGGTCTTTGGGTCGGGTTTGGCCAGCCGAAACCATCGGCACCAGCTTTGGCCGTATCCATAGCGGGCTGCAACACAACCTCTGACATAACCAGATTGTCAAGTTTTACCAGAGCTGA AAGCACGGGTGACAGTTCATACTTTTATCTGTACCGAATCTCCTACATGTGGTACTGTCCCATGGGCTGCGTGGTATCGATGATTTGCGGCTACATAGCAAGTCATGTTTTACGTCTCTTCTTCAAAGAAGAATCTACGGAATTGAATCCTGATCTCCTGGTTCCAGGACTGTCTTCAAGGCTGAGAAGAAAGCAAGCGAATGCACGAGACAATAAAAACACGGGGGTTCTATCGAAACAGAATTTTTAA
- the LOC124177566 gene encoding putative sodium-dependent multivitamin transporter isoform X1: MATETLQVWDYVVIILMLIISTSIGVYYRFTGGRQKTSEEYYTANRSMSAVPVAIGLMVSFLSAVSLLGASAENYVYGTMYVVVNLGYVIATPVVAYLYLPVFFKLQATSAFEYLEKRFGTVARTITSSAISLQLLLYTGIVLYAPALAVEATTGLSKTASIIVIGLVCTCYSSLGGIKAVLITDIFQALLMLVAVLTVGITAAVEVGGIDEIWKIAVAGDRIEFDSISADPTVRHTWWSLTFGGFFTYLSLYGVNQVQVQRLLTINDLKSAQASLWWSLPIAVIMSVITCFSGLAIYSKYQNCDPLTTGRISSTDQLMPLYVMDTLSVFPGLPGLFIAGIFSAGLSTVSAALNSLSAVILEDYVKPLYIWRNIEFPVNKFAYIGKALAFLVGLLCIAIAFLAQYLGGVLQAALTIFGVVGGPVLGLFTLGMFTESATQRGAVTGLLISLVFGLWVGFGQPKPSAPALAVSIAGCNTTSDITRLSSFTRAESTGDSSYFYLYRISYMWYCPMGCVVSMICGYIASHVLRLFFKEESTELNPDLLVPGLSSRLRRKQANARDNKNTGVLSKQNF; encoded by the exons ATGGCGACAGAGACTCTGCAAGTGTGGGACTACGTTGTGATAATACTGATGCTTATTATCAGTACGAGCATCGGTGTTTATTACAGATTTACCGGAGGCAGACAGAAGACTTCCGAG GAATATTACACAGCAAATCGTTCGATGAGTGCAGTCCCGGTAGCGATAGGTTTGATGGTATCTTTTCTCTCAGCTGTCAGTCTTCTGGGTGCCAGTGCCGAAAATTACGTATACGGGACTATGTACGTGGTGGTTAATCTCGGTTACGTTATAGCCACGCCAGTTGTAGCATACCTTTACTTGCCCGTATTCTTCAAACTCCAAGCAACGAGTGCTTTCGAG TACCTCGAGAAACGCTTCGGGACCGTTGCAAGAACAATCACTAGCAGTGCTATCTCGCTTCAGCTACTACTTTACACAGGGATTGTTCTTTACGCTCCCGCATTAGCTGTTGAAGCTACAACTGGTCTTTCGAAAACTGCGAGCATAATAGTGATCGGATTAGTTTGTACATGCTATTCCAGCCTTGGTGGTATCAAAGCGGTTCTCATCACTGACATATTCCAAGCACTTCTAATGTTAGTTGCTGTCCTCACGGTAGGAATAACCGCCGCCGTTGAAGTCGGAGGTATCGATGAGATATGGAAAATCGCCGTAGCTGGAGACCGTATTGAATTTGACAG CATATCTGCCGATCCAACGGTTCGCCACACCTGGTGGAGTCTGACATTTGGCGGATTCTTCACCTACCTTTCCCTGTACGGAGTCAATCAAGTCCAAGTTCAAAGATTACTGACTATCAA TGACTTGAAATCAGCCCAAGCATCACTCTGGTGGAGCTTACCAATCGCCGTGATAATGTCGGTGATAACATGCTTCTCTGGGCTGGCGATATACTCGAAATATCAAAACTGCGACCCTCTGACAACTGGAAGAATTTCATCCACCGATCAGTTAATGCCTCTGTACGTGATGGACACACTGTCGGTGTTTCCTGGACTTCCCGGACTCTTCATCGCCGGTATTTTCAGCGCCGGTCTCAGTACCGTATCCGCCGCTCTTAACTCCCTATCAGCAGTGATTCTCGAGGATTACGTGAAGCCGCTGTATATATGGAG GAACATAGAGTTTCCAGTGAACAAATTCGCATACATTGGAAAAGCATTGGCTTTTCTAGTGGGTCTGCTTTGCATAGCGATCGCTTTTCTGGCACAGTATCTTGGCGGTGTTCTCCAAGCTGCACTGACGATATTTGGCGTAGTTGGAGGGCCAGTTTTGGGGTTATTTACCTTAGGCATGTTTACCGAATCTGCCACTCAGCGAGGTGCCGTCACCGGACTTCTAATAAGTCTTGTTTTCGGTCTTTGGGTCGGGTTTGGCCAGCCGAAACCATCGGCACCAGCTTTGGCCGTATCCATAGCGGGCTGCAACACAACCTCTGACATAACCAGATTGTCAAGTTTTACCAGAGCTGA AAGCACGGGTGACAGTTCATACTTTTATCTGTACCGAATCTCCTACATGTGGTACTGTCCCATGGGCTGCGTGGTATCGATGATTTGCGGCTACATAGCAAGTCATGTTTTACGTCTCTTCTTCAAAGAAGAATCTACGGAATTGAATCCTGATCTCCTGGTTCCAGGACTGTCTTCAAGGCTGAGAAGAAAGCAAGCGAATGCACGAGACAATAAAAACACGGGGGTTCTATCGAAACAGAATTTTTAA